The Streptomyces avermitilis MA-4680 = NBRC 14893 genome contains a region encoding:
- a CDS encoding PadR family transcriptional regulator, which yields MTRRNPPLTEPQYFILAALMDGPLHGYGIIKAAEQATDGRLRIAVGTLYGALERMERAGLVAAGHEEIVDGRARRYYRLTEDGTEALGREALRMQQAAAVVIGRARDAGAAPA from the coding sequence GACGGAACCGCAGTACTTCATCCTTGCTGCGCTCATGGATGGTCCGTTGCACGGTTACGGCATCATCAAGGCTGCCGAGCAGGCCACCGACGGACGGCTCCGGATCGCTGTCGGCACGCTCTACGGGGCGCTGGAGCGGATGGAGCGGGCCGGGCTGGTGGCCGCCGGCCATGAGGAGATCGTGGACGGGCGAGCGCGGCGCTACTACCGGCTCACCGAGGACGGCACCGAGGCGCTCGGCCGGGAAGCGCTGCGGATGCAGCAGGCGGCGGCCGTCGTCATCGGACGCGCGCGGGATGCCGGAGCGGCCCCGGCATGA
- a CDS encoding phosphatase PAP2 family protein, whose translation MPALLYTLGFLTVYLLAICTPWGQRAENALFGLGKQGGEEAWFYPLSGAAYGSTPLPPLELSAKPTLMVGLAVIVVLTLVRRCWWPGCAALGVVILTTGGKEVLKSTLPRPDLVGAPENLLDQGFPSGHTAIPAALTLAAVLVVSPRIRPYVATAGVLWLACIAAYSATNGGHRPSEVLGATLLACACYGLATWLLPPSAAPGATRSPRALPVITLTLALAVALVSGARNDTLTRSLVSAATGFICAALVWYAAVGRPAHTARRTRPALG comes from the coding sequence ATGCCGGCTCTGCTGTACACCCTGGGGTTCCTGACGGTCTACCTGCTCGCCATCTGCACCCCGTGGGGGCAACGAGCTGAGAACGCCCTGTTTGGTCTCGGTAAACAAGGCGGCGAAGAAGCATGGTTCTACCCCCTGTCAGGAGCGGCCTACGGCTCGACGCCCCTGCCGCCGCTGGAATTGAGTGCCAAGCCCACCCTGATGGTGGGCCTGGCCGTCATCGTGGTCCTCACCCTGGTGCGGCGGTGCTGGTGGCCGGGGTGCGCGGCGCTCGGGGTCGTCATTCTCACGACCGGAGGCAAGGAGGTGCTCAAATCGACCCTGCCCCGCCCCGATCTGGTGGGCGCGCCCGAGAATCTCCTTGATCAGGGGTTCCCCAGCGGGCACACGGCCATCCCCGCCGCGCTGACCCTCGCCGCCGTCCTCGTGGTTTCCCCCCGCATCCGCCCCTACGTCGCCACGGCCGGTGTGCTGTGGCTCGCCTGCATCGCCGCCTACAGCGCGACCAACGGCGGCCACCGGCCCAGCGAAGTGCTGGGGGCCACACTATTGGCCTGTGCCTGTTACGGCCTCGCAACCTGGCTGCTGCCGCCGTCCGCCGCGCCGGGCGCCACGCGGAGCCCTCGAGCGCTGCCCGTCATCACCCTGACGCTGGCACTGGCCGTCGCCCTCGTTTCCGGCGCACGCAACGACACCCTCACAAGGTCACTGGTCTCCGCGGCGACGGGCTTCATATGTGCGGCCCTGGTCTGGTACGCCGCAGTCGGGCGGCCTGCACACACCGCACGCCGCACACGCCCCGCACTGGGCTGA
- a CDS encoding NucA/NucB deoxyribonuclease domain-containing protein — MTKERNEPSANPLRVGLKAALGGLRTVLPSGSQCDEYPFATTYEGAAEYDYDPDARKFNFSVRPIAKADNGAGGSLLLSFYAKNRLIDGLEDGFGVKIVS, encoded by the coding sequence GTGACGAAAGAAAGAAATGAGCCGTCAGCGAATCCCCTCCGGGTCGGGCTGAAGGCTGCCCTCGGCGGACTGAGGACGGTCCTTCCCTCCGGCTCGCAGTGCGACGAGTACCCCTTCGCCACCACCTACGAAGGTGCCGCCGAGTACGACTACGACCCTGACGCGAGAAAGTTCAACTTCTCCGTGCGTCCGATCGCGAAGGCGGACAACGGGGCAGGCGGCAGCCTGCTGCTCAGCTTCTACGCGAAGAACCGCCTCATTGACGGCCTCGAGGACGGATTCGGCGTGAAGATCGTCTCCTGA
- a CDS encoding SMI1/KNR4 family protein, translating to MTDDQQQEQAVAGAWARIEEWLERHAPRSYRMLPPPAPEADIREVEQELDLTVPPGLKAFYRLRNGTGHPGDFGWTPEPDTGLPLQGQETAWLLPRKHGIPPVQHLPYWDEGPHTIGRPDDPMVRYLAFAATDRSGLYGLFTDCTPGTGYGRIGTFEEAGIPKLGVWSSFADYLIEVADALYENRGVEYADGHQDTKVPGLVDQALVWDGPAHPRDPEWTRFA from the coding sequence ATGACGGACGATCAGCAGCAGGAGCAGGCCGTGGCGGGCGCCTGGGCGAGGATCGAGGAGTGGCTGGAGCGGCACGCTCCGCGCTCCTACCGGATGCTTCCTCCGCCCGCCCCGGAGGCCGACATCCGTGAGGTCGAGCAGGAACTCGACCTCACCGTCCCGCCGGGCCTCAAGGCCTTCTACCGCCTCCGCAACGGCACGGGTCACCCCGGTGACTTCGGCTGGACACCCGAACCCGACACCGGGCTCCCCCTGCAAGGACAGGAAACAGCCTGGCTGTTGCCGAGGAAGCACGGGATCCCTCCGGTGCAGCATCTGCCGTACTGGGATGAAGGCCCACACACGATCGGCCGGCCGGACGACCCCATGGTGCGGTACCTGGCCTTCGCCGCGACCGACCGCAGCGGTCTGTACGGGCTGTTCACGGACTGCACCCCAGGAACCGGCTACGGACGGATCGGAACCTTCGAAGAGGCCGGCATCCCCAAGTTGGGCGTGTGGTCGTCGTTTGCCGACTACCTCATCGAAGTCGCCGATGCCCTGTACGAGAACCGCGGCGTGGAGTACGCGGACGGACACCAGGACACGAAGGTGCCCGGTCTCGTCGATCAGGCCCTGGTGTGGGACGGTCCGGCGCATCCGCGGGACCCGGAATGGACACGCTTCGCATAG
- a CDS encoding lactonase family protein, with translation MSRHNRRRSTLHKRATVFGGGTVAVAAVVATVNIASADQVSPTPRTASKADHAVFVQGNELAGNTIHVFRRGDDGKLTAAGKYATGGKGGDQVDAPTDSLASQGSLVYDRRSGRLLALNAGSGTLTSYAVHGQKLTDRQTVPTGGDFPVGIAVSGDLAYVMNAGGAGSVQGFRITTMGLKPLSGSLRTLGLKNEKVPLFSSSPGQAAFTPDGRNLVVTTKSANTVEVFPIGRDGRPAHKPVVNKSAGMVPFAIAFDKTGRMLVAEAAESTVSTYKVRRNGELQVLQKPLPNGQDTLCWLERAGDFFYGGNTGNSTVSGYRMDARGRLALTNEAGIAAAPSAKSQGVIDIAVAADKFVYVQNATSGTVDGFRVGRTGALTKVTTVTDLPAFAESGMEGIAAV, from the coding sequence GTGAGCAGGCACAACAGGCGCAGGTCGACGCTGCACAAGAGGGCGACCGTCTTCGGCGGCGGCACGGTAGCCGTAGCGGCGGTGGTGGCCACGGTCAACATCGCCTCGGCAGACCAGGTCTCGCCCACCCCGCGCACTGCGTCGAAGGCCGACCACGCCGTGTTCGTGCAGGGCAACGAGCTGGCCGGGAACACCATCCACGTCTTCCGCCGCGGCGACGACGGCAAGCTGACCGCCGCGGGGAAGTACGCGACAGGCGGCAAGGGCGGCGACCAGGTCGACGCGCCCACCGACTCGCTGGCATCGCAGGGATCGCTGGTCTACGACAGGCGTTCCGGGCGGCTGCTGGCCCTCAACGCCGGCAGCGGCACCCTGACGTCGTACGCTGTGCACGGCCAAAAACTCACAGACCGCCAGACCGTGCCCACGGGCGGGGACTTCCCCGTCGGCATCGCCGTCTCGGGCGACCTGGCCTACGTCATGAACGCGGGCGGCGCGGGAAGCGTCCAGGGTTTCAGAATCACCACGATGGGCCTGAAGCCGCTCAGCGGTTCGTTGCGCACCCTGGGGCTGAAGAACGAGAAGGTGCCGCTGTTCAGCAGCTCGCCGGGCCAGGCGGCGTTCACTCCGGACGGCCGGAACCTGGTCGTCACCACCAAGTCGGCCAACACCGTCGAGGTCTTCCCCATCGGTCGGGACGGCCGCCCGGCGCACAAGCCGGTCGTGAACAAGTCCGCGGGCATGGTGCCGTTCGCCATCGCCTTCGACAAAACGGGCCGCATGCTGGTCGCCGAGGCCGCCGAGTCCACCGTCAGCACCTACAAGGTCCGTCGCAACGGGGAGCTGCAAGTCCTCCAAAAGCCCTTGCCGAACGGGCAGGACACCCTGTGCTGGCTGGAACGCGCCGGTGACTTCTTCTACGGCGGAAACACCGGCAACTCGACCGTGAGCGGCTACCGCATGGACGCCCGGGGCCGGCTCGCGCTGACCAACGAGGCAGGCATCGCCGCCGCGCCGTCCGCGAAGTCCCAGGGCGTCATCGACATCGCCGTCGCCGCCGACAAGTTCGTCTACGTCCAGAACGCGACCTCCGGCACCGTCGACGGCTTCCGCGTCGGACGCACCGGCGCCCTCACCAAGGTCACGACGGTCACAGACCTGCCCGCCTTCGCCGAATCCGGCATGGAGGGCATCGCCGCGGTGTAA
- a CDS encoding alpha/beta fold hydrolase: MTDAAPNRSPEQNNVPGLPLRNLAGFTHRWVDAEGIRLHAVEGGRSSGPTVVLLAGFPQTWWAWHKAMPRLAERFHVIAVDLPGQGHSDRPQGGYDTHTAASRVQAALTALNVPKYWLVAHDIGACVAFSLALRYPDRLHGVALLDAGIPGITLPDAIPTDPERAWKTWHLAFHLVPELPETLITGRERDYVGWFLRVKTLSPNTFDSADIDHYAAAIAAGGGLRASLAYFRDAAESARKNQDTLARRGHLTIPVLGISSSHGSIPDMAAAISPWAENVTGVVIPQAGHFIPDEQPDATVDALTAFIDHTRAG, encoded by the coding sequence ATGACCGACGCCGCCCCGAACCGCTCTCCCGAGCAGAACAACGTCCCCGGGCTGCCGCTGCGCAACCTCGCGGGCTTCACGCACCGCTGGGTCGACGCGGAAGGCATCCGGCTTCACGCCGTGGAAGGCGGCCGGTCGAGCGGCCCCACCGTCGTGCTGCTCGCCGGATTCCCGCAGACCTGGTGGGCTTGGCACAAGGCGATGCCGCGTCTGGCCGAGCGCTTCCACGTGATCGCGGTCGACCTGCCGGGACAGGGCCACTCCGATCGTCCCCAAGGGGGCTACGACACGCACACCGCCGCTTCACGTGTCCAGGCCGCGCTGACCGCGCTCAACGTGCCGAAGTACTGGCTCGTCGCCCACGACATCGGGGCCTGCGTCGCCTTCTCGCTCGCCCTGAGGTACCCAGACCGGCTGCACGGTGTCGCCCTGCTCGACGCCGGCATTCCCGGAATCACCCTCCCGGACGCCATCCCGACGGATCCCGAACGGGCCTGGAAGACCTGGCACTTGGCATTCCACCTGGTGCCCGAACTGCCCGAGACGCTGATCACCGGCCGCGAGCGTGACTACGTGGGCTGGTTCTTGAGGGTCAAGACACTGTCCCCGAACACGTTCGACAGCGCCGATATCGACCACTACGCCGCAGCCATCGCAGCCGGGGGAGGGCTGCGAGCGTCGCTCGCCTACTTCCGCGACGCCGCGGAATCAGCACGCAAGAACCAGGACACTCTCGCTCGACGAGGGCACTTGACCATCCCGGTCCTGGGCATCTCCAGCTCCCACGGCTCGATCCCCGACATGGCCGCCGCCATCAGCCCCTGGGCAGAGAACGTGACCGGCGTCGTCATCCCACAAGCCGGGCACTTCATTCCCGACGAGCAGCCCGACGCCACTGTGGACGCGTTGACCGCATTCATCGATCACACGCGTGCCGGGTAG
- a CDS encoding helix-turn-helix domain-containing protein, translating into MRDDVEEFAALLRQLKDRTDRSYGSLARRLNMNTSTLHRYCAGEAVPQDFAPVERLAAFCEATPKERLELHRLWLLAVEARQRVRTAGPAEAAVSAEAAVPAPDTDGALAEDGEPAEESCSAEQPGDGPGPDEPAPSPAPRPWFRRRRVLASTSVTCALLAALGTTSALSDDRSSEADGSRSAGPRAAAPGASHRSAKPSAGGSPSPSRSFAAPGPRQKAPAPSGTGSGPTPAAKPATGLPLAWSADSLVWDKGCDHDYVIDKPPAQVPPPPVQQDAGAWAATQGAVHGRHTMVQISVQGQSSTAVVLKALHVRIVSRGNPAAGSAYAMGQGCGGDLTPRRFTVNLDAGRPIARPKDGADIGHTIPAVQFPYRVSAEDPEVLLVDATTQAYNARWYLELDWSSQGRTGTIRIDDHGRPFHTTSIKGMPRYWYGTNNAGGRAWVPYDS; encoded by the coding sequence ATGCGGGACGATGTCGAGGAGTTCGCGGCGCTTCTGCGGCAGCTGAAGGACCGCACGGACCGGAGCTACGGCTCGCTGGCCCGCCGCCTCAACATGAACACCTCCACGCTGCACCGGTACTGCGCGGGCGAGGCGGTGCCGCAGGACTTCGCGCCCGTGGAGCGGCTCGCCGCCTTCTGCGAGGCGACACCGAAGGAGCGGCTCGAGCTGCACCGGCTGTGGTTGTTGGCGGTGGAGGCTCGGCAGCGGGTACGTACGGCCGGCCCGGCGGAAGCGGCGGTGTCGGCGGAGGCGGCGGTGCCGGCACCGGACACGGACGGGGCACTCGCCGAGGACGGGGAACCCGCCGAGGAGAGCTGCTCCGCGGAGCAGCCCGGGGACGGTCCCGGCCCGGACGAGCCCGCTCCCTCCCCCGCTCCCCGCCCCTGGTTCCGCCGCCGACGGGTCCTGGCGTCCACCTCCGTCACCTGCGCGCTGCTCGCCGCTCTGGGCACCACGTCCGCCCTGTCGGACGACCGCTCCTCCGAGGCGGACGGCTCTCGCTCCGCGGGCCCGCGGGCGGCCGCCCCCGGCGCATCCCACCGTTCGGCGAAACCGTCGGCCGGCGGCTCCCCCTCCCCTTCCCGGAGCTTTGCGGCGCCCGGCCCCCGGCAGAAGGCCCCCGCCCCGTCCGGCACCGGCAGCGGTCCCACCCCGGCCGCGAAGCCTGCCACCGGCCTGCCCCTCGCATGGAGCGCCGACTCCCTGGTCTGGGACAAGGGCTGCGACCACGACTACGTCATCGACAAGCCGCCCGCGCAGGTGCCTCCACCGCCGGTGCAACAGGACGCCGGGGCGTGGGCGGCGACGCAGGGCGCGGTGCACGGGCGGCATACGATGGTGCAGATCTCCGTGCAGGGGCAGTCCTCCACGGCCGTGGTCCTCAAAGCGCTCCACGTCCGCATCGTCAGCCGCGGCAACCCGGCCGCCGGGAGCGCCTACGCCATGGGCCAGGGCTGCGGCGGCGACCTCACGCCCCGCCGCTTCACCGTGAACCTCGACGCCGGCCGCCCCATCGCCCGCCCGAAGGACGGCGCCGACATCGGACACACCATCCCCGCCGTGCAATTCCCGTACCGCGTCTCCGCCGAGGACCCGGAGGTGCTGCTGGTCGACGCGACGACACAGGCCTACAACGCCCGCTGGTACCTCGAACTCGACTGGTCCTCCCAGGGCCGCACCGGCACGATCCGCATCGACGACCACGGCCGCCCGTTCCACACCACCAGCATCAAGGGAATGCCGCGCTACTGGTACGGCACGAACAACGCAGGCGGGCGTGCCTGGGTCCCCTACGACAGCTAG
- a CDS encoding transposase: MPRVGVSASDSGRISLAGVVCRRAGQRSRLPVPAWLAGRGGQPEGYCHLQMIDAVRYLVDNGIEWPAMPADFPARDRVCAVFRRRRDHQLIAGFHDRLRGRVRESEAGTRNRRPRSWTRRSSPSVPSPQC, translated from the coding sequence ATGCCCCGCGTCGGAGTCAGCGCCTCGGACTCGGGACGCATCTCCCTGGCGGGCGTGGTCTGCCGCAGGGCTGGTCAACGCAGCCGGCTGCCGGTGCCGGCGTGGCTGGCCGGCAGGGGCGGGCAGCCGGAGGGCTACTGCCACCTGCAGATGATCGACGCGGTCCGCTACCTGGTCGACAACGGCATCGAGTGGCCGGCGATGCCCGCGGACTTCCCCGCCCGGGACCGCGTCTGCGCCGTCTTCCGCCGCCGGCGTGACCACCAGCTGATCGCCGGGTTCCATGACCGGCTGCGCGGCCGGGTCCGCGAGAGCGAGGCCGGAACACGGAACCGACGGCCGCGATCGTGGACTCGCAGATCGTCGCCCTCGGTGCCGTCACCGCAGTGCTGA
- a CDS encoding antibiotic biosynthesis monooxygenase family protein, protein MNVFQVHGSPTAFEREFANVSECMRAQPGFLHHRLLCSQGTDSTYVNVAQWQDEQSLRDALARPEVVGRLRPTTALVHLYELRTHGYTCGGRRARLLQLPYHAVQLERGRYPCPFLGGLFWLRRPAPRPRMRLRLSLRRRWPSRYRQRRCARCVRRPTTRWRRSVLSRQA, encoded by the coding sequence GTGAATGTATTCCAAGTCCACGGATCTCCCACCGCGTTCGAGCGCGAATTCGCGAACGTCTCCGAATGCATGCGGGCACAGCCCGGATTTCTGCACCACAGGCTGCTCTGTTCCCAGGGCACTGACTCGACCTATGTGAACGTCGCGCAGTGGCAGGACGAGCAGTCCCTGCGCGACGCGCTGGCCCGTCCTGAGGTCGTCGGACGCCTGCGTCCGACGACGGCGTTGGTTCACCTATATGAACTCCGCACACATGGATATACATGTGGTGGACGGCGTGCAAGACTCCTTCAACTCCCTTACCACGCTGTTCAGTTGGAGAGAGGCAGGTACCCGTGTCCATTTCTCGGCGGGCTGTTTTGGCTACGGCGGCCGGCACCGCGGCCGCGTATGCGTCTTCGCCTCAGTCTGCGCAGGCGCTGGCCGAGCAGGTACCGGCAGCGACGGTGCGCACGCTGCGTGCGGCGGCCGACTACGCGGTGGAGAAGATCCGTGCTGTCGCGCCAGGCGTGA
- a CDS encoding glycoside hydrolase family 88 protein: MRTLRAAADYAVEKIRAVAPGVSAFPVGTKFEKWVYSQNGDWVGGFWPGTLWMAWLYSKDEQLRTLALESARKLAPRQHDTSTHDLGFLFSPSWVTAWRLTGDDVWRTGAVQAADSLIQRYNPRGRFLRAWGALNDPNNAGRVIIDTMMNLDLLAFASRQTGDAKYLDIAVEHAKTAQRVFPRPDGSTPHVFDFDPATGAPVGPGTVQGYSPTSCWARGQAWGVYGFTTIYRRSGERPFLATACKLADYAIGALGADYVPVWDYRAPQQPNDIKDASAGAIMACGLLDLSAATGRQQYRTVALRLLSALSQTCLTDKSARAQAVVARCTRNRPAEDGIEISLPYADYYLLEGILRVLQPQDVDRAIDLSAP; this comes from the coding sequence GTGCGCACGCTGCGTGCGGCGGCCGACTACGCGGTGGAGAAGATCCGTGCTGTCGCGCCAGGCGTGAGCGCCTTCCCTGTCGGGACGAAGTTCGAGAAGTGGGTCTACTCCCAAAACGGTGACTGGGTCGGCGGGTTCTGGCCGGGAACGTTGTGGATGGCCTGGCTGTACAGCAAGGACGAGCAACTCCGCACACTGGCGCTCGAGTCGGCGAGGAAGCTCGCCCCCCGTCAGCACGACACCAGCACGCACGATCTCGGTTTCCTGTTCTCTCCGTCGTGGGTCACCGCATGGCGCCTGACAGGTGACGACGTCTGGCGGACCGGTGCCGTACAGGCGGCGGACTCGCTGATCCAGCGGTACAACCCGCGCGGCCGCTTCCTCCGGGCGTGGGGCGCACTGAACGATCCGAACAACGCAGGGCGCGTCATCATCGACACGATGATGAATCTCGACCTGCTGGCATTCGCCAGCCGGCAGACCGGCGACGCGAAGTACCTCGACATCGCGGTGGAGCATGCGAAGACCGCCCAGCGGGTGTTCCCGCGGCCGGACGGATCGACACCCCACGTCTTCGACTTCGATCCGGCCACCGGCGCCCCGGTCGGCCCGGGCACCGTGCAGGGCTACAGCCCCACCTCGTGCTGGGCGCGCGGACAGGCATGGGGCGTGTACGGGTTCACCACGATCTACCGCCGGAGCGGGGAGCGCCCATTCCTGGCCACCGCGTGCAAACTCGCCGACTACGCGATAGGAGCGCTCGGCGCGGACTACGTGCCCGTATGGGACTACCGCGCGCCGCAGCAGCCCAACGACATCAAGGACGCATCGGCCGGCGCGATCATGGCATGCGGGCTGCTCGACCTGTCCGCCGCGACGGGCAGGCAGCAGTACCGCACGGTGGCACTGCGGCTGCTGAGCGCACTGTCGCAGACCTGCCTGACGGACAAGTCCGCCCGCGCGCAAGCGGTGGTGGCCCGCTGCACCCGCAACCGGCCGGCCGAGGACGGGATCGAGATCTCGCTCCCCTACGCCGACTACTACCTGCTGGAAGGCATCTTGCGCGTCCTGCAGCCCCAAGATGTCGACCGGGCGATCGACCTGTCTGCTCCCTGA
- a CDS encoding IS5 family transposase (programmed frameshift) yields MWSLVEPLLPKPAPKLVEGRPRVPDRQALCGILFVLHTGIQWEYLPQELGFGSGMTCWRRLAAWNEAGVWNRLHVLLLEKLRSKDKLDWSRAVIDSSHVRAGPAGPKSGPSPVDRARPGSKHHVITDGQGIPLAVSLTGGNRNDVTQLLPLLDKIPAIAGRVGRPRRRPDALLADRGYDHDKYRRLLRARGIRPVIAKRGEPHGTGLGIFRYVVERTIAWLHGFRRLRIRWERRADIHEAFLGLAVCLITHRHVQRLC; encoded by the exons CTGTGGTCGCTCGTCGAGCCGTTGCTGCCCAAGCCTGCGCCGAAGCTGGTCGAGGGCAGACCTCGAGTGCCTGACCGGCAGGCGCTGTGCGGGATCCTCTTCGTCCTGCACACGGGGATCCAGTGGGAGTACCTGCCCCAGGAGCTGGGCTTCGGTTCGGGTATGACCTGTTGGCGCCGTCTGGCGGCCTGGAACGAGGCCGGCGTCTGGAACCGGTTGCATGTGCTGCTGCTGGAGAAACTGCGATCGAAGGACAAGCTGGACTGGTCCCGGGCGGTGATCGACTCCTCCCACGTCAGGGCTG GCCCGGCGGGGCCCAAAAGCGGACCCAGCCCGGTCGACCGCGCACGTCCGGGCAGCAAGCACCACGTCATCACCGACGGCCAGGGCATCCCGCTCGCGGTGTCGCTGACCGGCGGAAACCGCAATGACGTCACCCAACTTCTGCCCCTGCTCGACAAGATCCCGGCCATCGCGGGCCGGGTCGGCAGACCTCGCCGACGCCCCGATGCGCTGCTGGCCGACCGCGGCTACGACCACGACAAATACCGCCGCCTGCTCCGGGCCCGCGGGATCCGCCCCGTGATCGCGAAGCGAGGCGAGCCTCACGGCACCGGCCTGGGCATCTTCCGCTACGTCGTCGAGCGCACGATCGCCTGGCTCCACGGCTTCCGGCGCCTTCGCATCCGCTGGGAACGACGCGCCGACATCCACGAAGCATTCCTCGGACTCGCCGTCTGCCTGATCACCCACCGCCACGTACAGCGGCTTTGTTAG
- a CDS encoding RNA-guided endonuclease InsQ/TnpB family protein, with protein MATRVKRAFKYRFCPTDAQAAELSRTFGCVRKVYNLALAARTEAWARQERVTYNQTSAMLTVWKKTEELAFLSEVSSVPLQQALRHLQGAFANFFAKRAKYPRFKSKRKSRASAEYTSSAFTFRGGRLKLAKMAGPLDIVWSRPLPEGSVPTTVTVSRDAAGRWFVSMLCDDPTVKPLAATDAAVGIDVGLDHLLTLSTGEKIANPRHERRDRARLARAQRTCARKEKGSANREKARRKSARIHARITDRRRDGLHKLTTRLVRENQTLVIEDLTVRNMVKNHRLARAISDAAWSEFRSMLEYKAQWYGRDVVVVDRFFPSSKLCSHCGTLQGKMPLHVRTWTCDCQTVHDRDVNAAKNLLAAGLAVTVCGAGVRPQRRTPGGQSATKQKTPRREP; from the coding sequence ATGGCCACTCGCGTGAAGCGGGCGTTCAAGTACCGCTTCTGTCCGACCGATGCGCAGGCAGCGGAGCTGTCGCGCACGTTCGGGTGCGTGCGGAAGGTCTACAACCTGGCGCTCGCCGCCCGTACCGAGGCGTGGGCGCGGCAGGAGCGGGTCACCTACAACCAGACCTCCGCGATGCTGACCGTGTGGAAGAAGACCGAGGAACTGGCGTTCCTCAGCGAGGTGTCGTCGGTTCCGTTGCAGCAGGCGCTGCGGCACCTGCAAGGGGCGTTCGCGAACTTCTTCGCCAAGCGTGCCAAGTACCCGCGGTTCAAGTCGAAGCGGAAGTCCCGCGCCTCGGCGGAGTACACCAGCTCGGCGTTCACGTTCCGCGGCGGCCGGTTGAAGCTGGCGAAGATGGCCGGGCCGCTGGACATCGTCTGGTCCCGCCCCCTGCCCGAGGGCAGTGTGCCGACGACCGTGACCGTGTCCCGGGACGCGGCCGGCCGCTGGTTCGTGTCGATGCTGTGCGACGACCCGACGGTGAAGCCGCTCGCGGCCACGGATGCGGCGGTGGGGATCGACGTCGGCCTGGACCACCTGCTGACCCTGTCGACCGGTGAGAAGATCGCCAACCCCCGGCACGAACGCCGCGACCGCGCCCGCCTCGCCAGGGCACAGCGCACCTGTGCCCGCAAGGAGAAGGGCTCCGCGAACCGGGAGAAGGCGCGCCGCAAGTCCGCCAGGATCCACGCCCGGATCACCGACCGCCGCAGGGACGGCCTGCACAAACTGACCACTCGACTCGTGCGCGAAAACCAAACGCTCGTGATCGAGGACCTGACCGTGCGCAACATGGTCAAAAACCACCGGCTCGCCCGCGCCATCAGCGACGCGGCATGGAGCGAGTTCCGGAGCATGCTGGAGTACAAGGCTCAGTGGTACGGGCGGGACGTGGTGGTCGTGGACCGCTTCTTCCCCTCGTCCAAGCTGTGCTCCCACTGCGGCACCCTGCAGGGCAAGATGCCGCTGCATGTCCGTACCTGGACGTGCGACTGCCAAACGGTCCACGACCGGGACGTGAACGCGGCGAAGAACCTTCTGGCCGCCGGGCTGGCGGTGACAGTCTGTGGAGCTGGTGTCAGACCTCAACGGAGAACTCCGGGCGGGCAGTCGGCGACGAAGCAGAAAACCCCACGGCGCGAGCCGTAG